The genomic region ctatttttcttttgctctcttaCTAGGCTTACTTGATTTGAATTtcaatatatatgtgtgtgtggttaaagacattttattgtCTACTGTcttgtaaaaaataaagtaaaagcgGCAGttgtcagtgttttattttttttaagtattgctTAATGTCACCTGTAGTAGATATTGAAAACAGCTACATAAATAGCCCAACAAACAAATATTGCCACATTTTTACTAATGTAACATTTTCACATCCATGCCATCAGTACCACTTTAATGCTGCACTACAATATGACTTCAACCTTCTCAAGTCACAACCAAAAAAacttacagaaatatatctaAACACTTTCTTGTAACCACCACATTTCACACATGAAATTCTTTTAGCAAACCTCTGTCTCAGGCAGATATTTTATAACATGTATCCATATAGTTTCTAATAATCAACGCTATGTGAagcaaataaaagcaaatatttGGAACCTATCTGTTATGTACTTATAGCTTGTGCTCACATCTTTTACAAATTACAACAGGAGTGGTAGGTGGACCTATTGGACAACATTCAATTTGCCCTGAGATAAAGCCTGAATGTGTTGGCCAACTGGAGACAATGGCTTGTGGACCTGAAGGCGTCTCTCTGAGAGGAGCATTCACTTCTTCTTGGCAATTGGATTCAGCCAGGAGAAGGAGAAGCTGATGCGAGCCGAGTCACTTGTAACAGCAGGAGAGCTGGCTCCTACCCCTGAGTGATCTGCAGCTGCAGTCTGTCAAAGACCAACACAGAGCAGAAATATTTACAGACATATAGCACAACTTTGAGCAAATAGAAGACATTGTCAGTCCACATTTTCACTTATGACGTCTAAGCAATAAAGCTACACTGccttgaagataaacatttggGACTACCCACCTGACTAACTGTTTGTATGCCTGTCTCTCTACCACAAGGGGGCATCAGAGTACGTGTGAAAGCTTGTATCAGTGCTCTGCTCCATCTCTCTGTTGTCCTGGGCTCCCATTGAGCAGGGTTCACCCTGGAAAACGAGAGCGGGAACACACACTGAGTACTTATGCTATGCTTATTTATCTTTTAGTAGACTGTTGTGCATTTGTTTGAATTATAAATCTATgtacatttcctttcttttttttaaccccatTTTCTCAAAAATTTGTCATttgccagttcccacccactaACTAGCTCTCCCCATCACATGACAAGTAACAGTTGAAGAAGGTGAAGGCTAGCACATGACACATTCAAGACACATGAAGGAACTGCAtctttttcaaactgctgctcaggcTACActgtatggtcaaaagtatgacACATGActatcatacccatatgtgcttcttgAACATCCTGTTCCAAAATTGGTCTGCCccttttgctgctataacagcgtCAACTCCTCTGGGAAGGCTTGgttttggaatgtggctgtggaAATTTCTGCCCATTCTGCCActagagcattagtgaggatGGGCAAGAAGACCTGGCGCacagtcggcattccagttcatcccaaaggtgctcagtggggttgaagtcagtgCTATATGCGGGctacttgagttcttccacaccaaccttgtcAAAcgatgtctttatggagctcgctttgtgcagaGGGGCATGCTGGAgcatgtttgggccccttagtttcagtgaagggaaattgcaaagctacagtatacagagacattctagttaattgtgtgcttccaactttgtggcaacagtttggagaaggcctacatgtgggtgtgatggtcaggtgtccacatacttttgcacaTATATTGTATGTCACAGGGCCGTTCAAAGTGCTAACTACTTTCTTATacatacatgaactcacagatgcccatgattggctaatgtCACCCTGATTGGTAGGGAGTAACATCAAAGAGCATGACCGATTTTGCTCCTTTGGCGTCCCAGCCACAGGTGGTGTACCTGCACCACCCAGGAGCTCCTAACTCTACGGTTTCACTAGGCCAGTCATGGTGATTCTGCATGTGCTGGTCTTGAAATTTCTTTAGGTGGGTGTCTCCCTATCTGCACAATAAACATATTTGAATACACCTTTTCTGTACTCCTTCCTCATCAGAATCTGCTTTAGATTATTTACTATGAATAAACATTTGATTGCTAGCTAGTTGTATAGCTATTGATTAGAAACCTCCACCAAATGGTCTTGATGTTACCTAAGATGCAAGCATAGTATGAAGTTTGCTAGCTAGCCATTAATCTACCATAAGCTTCAATTATTGTTTACATATGACGCTAATTATCAAAGATATCATAGCTGAGTCCTACCAATACTAAACTGAGTATCTAAGAGCAACATGCAATGCATACTGAGTGCTTTTGACCATTTTATTCCACATTCATTCCATAAAGCTTTTTAGTGGGAGACACATAAAGGATATTCCTGAATGTTGTCATTCAAGGAAGTGTACAGCCAACTCTATTGCTATTAAAACATTCATAATCTATATTAGTGCTTATAGCAGTATGCATGCGTTTTCAAAGTAGGCCGCTTCAATGTTTAGCTACATGTGTTAATAAGCAAGTACCTGAAATCTGTAATTCTCCAGCAGTGctatatgaaaaaaaagcacCGAATGTTTCCCCATACTCTCTGGAGGATGACCAGAAAGGCCAGGACGTAAAATATATGGATGATGGCCTGAGAAGAGATGGAAATGAAAATGGAGAGAAGCAGACACTGGTGTGGAAAATAACAATTATGTGTCTAATGGGGTTGGACACCAAAGCTAATGTAGACAGTGCTACCACAAGAATCTTCAGATGAGCATATAAGCAATTATATAAGCATATgtcttatatttaaaaaaaaacaaaagacaattaTTGATGGCCATGATGCAGGAATCACTTGGGGAAGAAGACCAACAAGATCACAAGTGAATGATGGAGTAGTGATGGTGATATAGTGCTCATAATCTTTTGAAAATGGACTAACCTGTGGAGATATAGAAGTCACGCTATCCTTGTTGGGTGGCCCACTGACCAACTCACAACAAATATTCTTCTCAACCTCCAACATATATGGTTGGGTGCTCTCTAGCGTGCCGCTTACAAGCTGGGCCCGGTTCTCATTAGATAGAGGCATAAGGCTGCTGCTCGTCCACATGGACAGAGGTGTCTCTGTCTGCTGGAACTGACCTGAGGGTTCACTCTTGAGTTTGGGTATATGGTCAAGATCCCCCAAGGCATCAATAGGTGTTGCTTGGCTTTGACTAAGCATTGGCCAGTTGTTGGGTCTATACCAAGTGGGGTAGAGCTTAGTCTCCTCACCTGCTTCTGAAGTTAAGCAGTGGATTCCTGAACCATGCCCCTCACACCCTAACTCTGTCTGGTCCTTATAGGGGGGATAGGGGAGTAACAATATAGTAACAATACAATAGATCAATCCTATCACaccttttgcttttattttgatattaaaATAGATTTACGATGGGACACAAAGAGCTTTACTATACCTGCTGCGTGTTCAGTCCACCTTTCTCACATATGACATCTTTTCGTCTTGCTGAACATCCCTCTACTTTTGCCTGGTTTTCTTCCTTTGTCTCAGATAAGACATCCTTTATCTCATAGTTTTCCAACTTCAGTTCATTGTCTGGCTCAGAGTTCTCTACCAGACTGTACACTGGTTCAGTTTCAGGCTCAGGTTCAGGTTCTGGTAACACTTCTGACTCTGGTtctggttcttctggagactcttCAACTTCTTCTTCAGCTATAATAATCAGCAATATAATCAGCAACTGTAACAGTCTGCATTTTCTGAGAATAGTATAACTGGATTGTTTGCCTagatatgcatatacatattgATCACTCATGACTCACGTTTGATGAAGTCTAGCTGGTAGAGAGCCCTCTCCTCAGCATTAAAATCAACCTTATAGTGATCCATGGTTTCATATCCAGGCTGTAAGGTCTCTACTGGTGCAGATTTAGTTGCCTCACTGACCCTATAAGGTGAAGGAGTCAGTTTTTATTAGTGGAAAATGCAACATAGTGCGCCAAATTGTAATGAAAATGCAGAAACTTACTGTTCAATAAGGTTTTTTGAAGTCTGCAAGAAAGCAAAAACATACTAGATTTAAAAAGCAACACAGCAAAAATCTAATCTAGTAGACATTCCACAGAATACAGATATATGCTTGGAGTACCTGAAGAAATGCAGCCATCTCTGGCTCTTCCATGGCGTTCAAGGCACTCTGCACCAACTTTGAGTTCGTGTCAACATGCTCACTGTAGGTTTGTACCAAGCTTTGAGCCCAGCTTGTCTTTTCATCCTCCTCATATGTGATTCGCTGTAACATAATCTTACGCCTTTCTTCCAGGATACCACTCATACGGTCAAACTTCTCACACAGTATCTGCTTTTGGTTTCTGCTATTTTCCTGTTGGCGTGTACATATATTTTGTCATACTAAGCATTATTATGTCATTTGCATGTAAGAAATGAAATTACATAATGAACTGTATGTAAGATATTAGATGCTTTAGGGTCTTAAGGTTCAAATGAGGTCACTGCATTGCATTAAAATCCAACCAAACCTCAACACTCCTACAAATCTCCTCCAGATCATTTATGCAAGCTTGGATACGCTCATTAGTGGCAACCAGGGATCCAATCCCATCACTGAGTTCGGTCTATAAAATGAAAACCAGGTACAATTACTTCAACTGTGTCTTTCCTTGGTGTTTGAGGCTAGATACATTTGCAACACAATCTCTTTAACATTAGCAAGATCTTTTTTTtagtatacactatatggccaaaagtacacctggacacctgaccatcacacccgtatgtggtCCTTCCCTTACCCGCTGTCACAAATTTTGAAGCACATAAttttctagaatgtctttgtagcATGTAGgatttccctttactggaactaagagacccaaacctgttccagcataacattgcccttgtgcacaaagcgagctccataaaaacatggtttgccaaggttggtgtggaagaacttgagtgtcacTGACCTGACCTTAACTCCACTGAAAACCTTTAGGATGAATTGGAAAACCAATTGCATGCAGGCCATTTTAAACATCAGTGGCCAAGGGTggaggtgtccacatacttttgtctaTATCGTTTGtgtatacaatatatatgtagtatctacacagtatatatacacaggcaCAAATACACTGTCAGTCTTACCTTTTGCTGCTGATATACATGAGAGACAGGCGCCACCTGACAGGACTTATGTGCTCCAAACACTTTACAGAGTGAACACGTGGGGATCTGACAGGTGATGCAGTAAATGTTCAGCTTCTCCCCTTCATGTTCTTCACAGTTCATTTGTGCCAGTGGTTTTGGTGGAGGCCTACAACTAGAGACACTCTGAATAAGTGTAAAACTCAGTCGGTcttgtaatgtaataatttcACCAATTAATAAACTttgacaaaatgaaaaagaaaatgatctaAACCTGGCAGATGCTTGCTTGTAGACATCAATGATATTTTCCACTAGAAGGTTTCTCTGGAGCCCATAAACGCCATGACGGTCCAAAACAACTTCATGTCGACAGGATGGACACCGGAATCGTCCTCCAATCCCAACCTGGAACAGAGAAGGCTGCAATCTTTTACTCAGTATTATGTTCTTTTATGATTAATCTTTAAAGAACTTCTCACAGGCTCTTACTGCTGCTTTGCGCCATAGTTGCTGTGAGTCAACATAACAGCTCCATTATCATGGTATGCTTTAGTGTATTGCCTGTCATGACTGCTTATTAGAACTAATTCTGGCTTATACTTCAAGACGTTCTTTTCACCACTTCGGAGACACGTGGCCTCTGACCCAAGACGGGGGAATTCTTACCCTTGACCATCAGCTACTTCTTAATTAGGTTCTGTTACTAAGTGAAGTACACAACTTTGTAAAAAAATCCCCTCGTGTCCATTCTCCATTTCAAGCACATCACTGACATCGAAAAAAATAACGAACTTCTGTAAACAACTGTGTCTTACTGGTGCCGGTAGCAAGTCCAGATAAAGACAAATGATTTGCAGTTGCTGTATTTATTCCTCTGAGGTAGAGGATACACAGGTGGAGGgagtgagagcaagagagtgagaTGGACACAGTGGCCTTAAATAGTTACACTCTTTAAAAGGCTTCAGCAGCTGAGACATATGGGTCAAATGGAAATCAGAGTCCCAGCTCTGAGCAGAGGTGCCCAGTGGCAGTCCAGTAACAGTGTGGGGTTTGTTCAGATTTCCCAGGAATAATCCAGTGATTATAGTATGTGTTTGAGGAATAAATCAGCTTGATCTTATAAAGTATTATTGCATTTAAAGACACAGATTTGGCAGATTTGACAgggattattttcctgcaatGTCATCatgtgctttttctttcttttaacagTGGGTCTTAAATTGGGGCCTGTGAAGCAGTGCCAGGAGGTCtgcgctttatttatttatttattgtttgtttgtttgtagcaGAAACTGTAACTCACTATTATCAAATTTAgtacatttattattgagttttttttttattatttgctagTTTGACTGGACTTGTACTAAATGGGTTTAGTCCAAACATCAATAACTGAAAAACAAGTAGAATATTAATCATGTCAACTTGGACCTAATTaaagttcaataaaaatgtgttttgtgagtggaataaaaatattttttgtacattatttatttaaataatgagtgcTGGATATAGTATTTGAATAGTTGGGTtttgtatgtaaaataaatctgtactactggtggtggtggtggtggtggtggtgctggtgggggggggggggggggggttggaatCTTTTTTTACAGTTAGAGTCcatgactgtaaaaaaaatttgtgaacCCCTATCGAATAAAATGGtactgcacttatatagtacCTTTTAACCTAGAcaagttctacaaagtgctttacactgtttcttattcaatcattcatacacacacacacacacacacacacacacacaccaatggcaaaAAAGCTACCATGCAAGCCGGTAgtttgccattgggagcaacttggggttcagcgtcttggaaaaggacacttcagcatctGGAGGCATGTGGGCTGGggatcaaaccgccaaccctgtgattagtggacaacctgctctaccacctgagccccTAAATGTAGAATACCTATTGAGCCAGTACCCCTCAGTTGTTCAACTCATGAACTTACTCATAATCCAAAAAAAGAAGTAGTATAGGACAAGAATGCAGGTGCAAAGATACAGAAGTTACAAAAGATACAGAAGCTCACAGCCTTCACAGTTACTGTATATCAGAgtattcattttgttcattgtCTCAAAGGCAGAAAATATAGGGCTATATTTAGGTATTTGTAGTGCACACACCTGTCTAGGATTTGCATACTGACATGACTGTCAGCTGTTTTGATTTTGTGTACACAACCTTAAATCTTACATATGCTATAGAGCtagtgcattttgtttttg from Ictalurus furcatus strain D&B chromosome 15, Billie_1.0, whole genome shotgun sequence harbors:
- the trim101 gene encoding tripartite motif containing 101 isoform X4, whose amino-acid sequence is MSLPLDLSSFHKDASLGTLEKQLICPICLEVFTKPVVILPCQHNLCRKCANELYQPSLFQVGIGGRFRCPSCRHEVVLDRHGVYGLQRNLLVENIIDVYKQASASCRPPPKPLAQMNCEEHEGEKLNIYCITCQIPTCSLCKVFGAHKSCQVAPVSHVYQQQKTELSDGIGSLVATNERIQACINDLEEICRSVEENSRNQKQILCEKFDRMSGILEERRKIMLQRITYEEDEKTSWAQSLVQTYSEHVDTNSKLVQSALNAMEEPEMAAFLQTSKNLIEQVSEATKSAPVETLQPGYETMDHYKVDFNAEERALYQLDFIKPEEEVEESPEEPEPESEVLPEPEPEPETEPVYSLVENSEPDNELKLENYEIKDVLSETKEENQAKVEGCSARRKDVICEKGGLNTQQDQTELGCEGHGSGIHCLTSEAGHHPYILRPGLSGHPPESMGKHSVLFFHIALLENYRFQTAAADHSGVGASSPAVTSDSARISFSFSWLNPIAKKK
- the trim101 gene encoding tripartite motif containing 101 isoform X2 — translated: MSLPLDLSSFHKDASLGTLEKQLICPICLEVFTKPVVILPCQHNLCRKCANELYQVGIGGRFRCPSCRHEVVLDRHGVYGLQRNLLVENIIDVYKQASASCRPPPKPLAQMNCEEHEGEKLNIYCITCQIPTCSLCKVFGAHKSCQVAPVSHVYQQQKTELSDGIGSLVATNERIQACINDLEEICRSVEENSRNQKQILCEKFDRMSGILEERRKIMLQRITYEEDEKTSWAQSLVQTYSEHVDTNSKLVQSALNAMEEPEMAAFLQTSKNLIEQVSEATKSAPVETLQPGYETMDHYKVDFNAEERALYQLDFIKPEEEVEESPEEPEPESEVLPEPEPEPETEPVYSLVENSEPDNELKLENYEIKDVLSETKEENQAKVEGCSARRKDVICEKGGLNTQQDQTELGCEGHGSGIHCLTSEAGEETKLYPTWYRPNNWPMLSQSQATPIDALGDLDHIPKLKSEPSGQFQQTETPLSMWTSSSLMPLSNENRAQLVSGTLESTQPYMLEVEKNICCELVSGPPNKDSVTSISPQVSPFSKDYEHYITITTPSFTCDLVGLLPQVIPASWPSIIVFCFFLNIRHMLI
- the trim101 gene encoding tripartite motif containing 101 isoform X5, whose protein sequence is MSLPLDLSSFHKDASLGTLEKQLICPICLEVFTKPVVILPCQHNLCRKCANELYQPSLFQVGIGGRFRCPSCRHEVVLDRHGVYGLQRNLLVENIIDVYKQASASCRPPPKPLAQMNCEEHEGEKLNIYCITCQIPTCSLCKVFGAHKSCQVAPVSHVYQQQKTELSDGIGSLVATNERIQACINDLEEICRSVEENSRNQKQILCEKFDRMSGILEERRKIMLQRITYEEDEKTSWAQSLVQTYSEHVDTNSKLVQSALNAMEEPEMAAFLQTSKNLIEQVSEATKSAPVETLQPGYETMDHYKVDFNAEERALYQLDFIKPEEEVEESPEEPEPESEVLPEPEPEPETEPVYSLVENSEPDNELKLENYEIKDVLSETKEENQAKVEGCSARRKDVICEKGGLNTQQDQTELGCEGHGSGIHCLTSEAGHHPYILRPGLSGHPPESMGKHSVLFFHIALLENYRFQGEPCSMGAQDNREMEQSTDTSFHTYSDAPLW
- the trim101 gene encoding tripartite motif containing 101 isoform X6, which gives rise to MSLPLDLSSFHKDASLGTLEKQLICPICLEVFTKPVVILPCQHNLCRKCANELYQPSLFQVGIGGRFRCPSCRHEVVLDRHGVYGLQRNLLVENIIDVYKQASASCRPPPKPLAQMNCEEHEGEKLNIYCITCQIPTCSLCKVFGAHKSCQVAPVSHVYQQQKTELSDGIGSLVATNERIQACINDLEEICRSVEENSRNQKQILCEKFDRMSGILEERRKIMLQRITYEEDEKTSWAQSLVQTYSEHVDTNSKLVQSALNAMEEPEMAAFLQTSKNLIEQVSEATKSAPVETLQPGYETMDHYKVDFNAEERALYQLDFIKPEEEVEESPEEPEPESEVLPEPEPEPETEPVYSLVENSEPDNELKLENYEIKDVLSETKEENQAKVEGCSARRKDVICEKGGLNTQQAIIHIFYVLAFLVILQRVWGNIRCFFFI
- the trim101 gene encoding tripartite motif containing 101 isoform X1; its protein translation is MSLPLDLSSFHKDASLGTLEKQLICPICLEVFTKPVVILPCQHNLCRKCANELYQPSLFQVGIGGRFRCPSCRHEVVLDRHGVYGLQRNLLVENIIDVYKQASASCRPPPKPLAQMNCEEHEGEKLNIYCITCQIPTCSLCKVFGAHKSCQVAPVSHVYQQQKTELSDGIGSLVATNERIQACINDLEEICRSVEENSRNQKQILCEKFDRMSGILEERRKIMLQRITYEEDEKTSWAQSLVQTYSEHVDTNSKLVQSALNAMEEPEMAAFLQTSKNLIEQVSEATKSAPVETLQPGYETMDHYKVDFNAEERALYQLDFIKPEEEVEESPEEPEPESEVLPEPEPEPETEPVYSLVENSEPDNELKLENYEIKDVLSETKEENQAKVEGCSARRKDVICEKGGLNTQQDQTELGCEGHGSGIHCLTSEAGEETKLYPTWYRPNNWPMLSQSQATPIDALGDLDHIPKLKSEPSGQFQQTETPLSMWTSSSLMPLSNENRAQLVSGTLESTQPYMLEVEKNICCELVSGPPNKDSVTSISPQVSPFSKDYEHYITITTPSFTCDLVGLLPQVIPASWPSIIVFCFFLNIRHMLI
- the trim101 gene encoding tripartite motif containing 101 isoform X3 — encoded protein: MSLPLDLSSFHKDASLGTLEKQLICPICLEVFTKPVVILPCQHNLCRKCANELYQPSLFQVGIGGRFRCPSCRHEVVLDRHGVYGLQRNLLVENIIDVYKQASASCRPPPKPLAQMNCEEHEGEKLNIYCITCQIPTCSLCKVFGAHKSCQVAPVSHVYQQQKTELSDGIGSLVATNERIQACINDLEEICRSVEENSRNQKQILCEKFDRMSGILEERRKIMLQRITYEEDEKTSWAQSLVQTYSEHVDTNSKLVQSALNAMEEPEMAAFLQTSKNLIEQVSEATKSAPVETLQPGYETMDHYKVDFNAEERALYQLDFIKPEEEVEESPEEPEPESEVLPEPEPEPETEPVYSLVENSEPDNELKLENYEIKDVLSETKEENQAKVEGCSARRKDVICEKGGLNTQQDQTELGCEGHGSGIHCLTSEAGEETKLYPTWYRPNNWPMLSQSQATPIDALGDLDHIPKLKSEPSGQFQQTETPLSMWTSSSLMPLSNENRAQLVSGTLESTQPYMLEVEKNICCELVSGPPNKDSVTSISPQAIIHIFYVLAFLVILQRVWGNIRCFFFI